Proteins from one Gossypium raimondii isolate GPD5lz chromosome 8, ASM2569854v1, whole genome shotgun sequence genomic window:
- the LOC105790019 gene encoding heterogeneous nuclear ribonucleoprotein Q produces MLRPKGPNEPEQPAESDERINLDEEDNDPEETMEEEVEYEEVEVEEEEEEEEEEEEEEEEEIEEEDQDVENANGDDDAEGEDEKKKRAELLARPPHGSEVYIGGIPHDVSQEDLKDFCESVGEVTEVRIMKGKDTSENKGFAFVTFRSVELASKAIDELNNSEFKGRKIRCSTSQSKHRLFIGNIPRNWGEEDLRKVVSEVGLGVTGLELVKDMKNSSSNRGFAFVEYYNNACAEYSRQKMMSPEFRLGDNAPSVSWADPKNADSPAASQVKAVYVKNLPKDVTQDQLKKLFEHHGKITKVVLPPAKPGQERNRIGFVHFAERSCAMKALKSSEKYELDGQVVECSLAKPQTDQKTSGGSSSQNSGFLPSYPPQVGYGPVGGAYGALGPGYGVAGLPQPVIYGRGPTPTGMSMMPMLLPDGRVGYVLQQPGSQLQSPPIHQSSNRGGGKSGSSSSSRGKHGSNDNSNRRYRPY; encoded by the exons ATGCTGAGGCCAAAGGGACCAAATGAGCCTGAACAGCCTGCTGAATCTGATGAGAGGATCAATCTTGATGAAGAAGATAACGATCCCGAGGAGACTATGGAAGAAGAGGTGGAGTATGAAGAAGTGGAggtagaagaagaagaggaagaagaagaagaggaggaggaggaggaggaagaagaaatagAAGAGGAAGATCAAGATGTCGAAAATGCTAATGGGGATGATGATGCTGAAGGTGAGGATGAAAAGAAGAAACGTGCCGAGCTTCTTGCTCGTCCTCCTCATGGTTCCGAAGTATATATTGGAGGCATACCACATGATGTTTCTCAAGAGGATTTGAAGGATTTTTGTGAATCTGTTGGAGAGGTTACTGAG GTTCGGATTATGAAAGGTAAAGATACAAGTGAAAACAAGGGCTTTGCTTTTGTGACCTTTAGAAGTGTAGAATTGGCGTCTAAAGCCATTGATGAGCTAAATAATTCCGAATTTAAG GGTAGAAAAATTAGATGTTCTACATCCCAATCAAAACATCGGTTGTTTATTGGTAATATTCCGAGAAACTGGGGGGAGGAAGACTTGAGGAAGGTTGTGTCAGAGGTTGGTCTTGGAGTTACAGGTTTGGAATTAGTGAAG GATATGAAGAACTCAAGTAGTAACAGGGGTTTTGCCTTTGTTGAGTATTATAACAATGCATGTGCCGAGTATTCAAGGCAGAAGATGATGAGCCCGGAATTCAGGCTTGGTGATAATGCTCCAAGTGTGAGCTGGGCTGATCCTAAGAATGCTGATTCTCCTGCTGCTTCTCAG GTAAAGGCCGTGTATGTGAAGAATTTGCCAAAGGACGTAACACAAGATCAGCTAAAGAAGCTATTTGAACATCATGGAAAGATAACTAAAGTGGTTCTGCCTCCCGCAAAACCCGGACAAGAGAGAAATAGAATTGGTTTTGTTCATTTTGCAGAGAGATCTTGTGCCATGAAAGCACTCAAGAGCTCAGAAAAATATGAATTGGATG GACAAGTTGTAGAGTGTTCTCTTGCAAAGCCACAAACTGATCAAAAGACCTCAGGGGGTTCAAGTTCTCAGAATTCTGGTTTTCTTCCTAGTTATCCACCTCAGGTCGGGTATGGTCCCGTTGGGGGTGCCTATGGTGCTCTAGGTCCAGGATACGGTGTTGCAGGCCTTCCACAG CCTGTAATCTATGGAAGAGGACCAACACCTACTGGCATGTCAATGATGCCGATGCTTTTACCCGATGGCCGGGTTGGATATGTTCT
- the LOC105790020 gene encoding protein transport protein SEC24 isoform X2: protein MAVRATVSRFPIDSDAQEACGIPWGLTVTPFAAKDENGQAPVYGSDGHLLPRCENCYAYFNTYCELDQWAWNCSLCGTLNGLSSEAIARYSRPQSCAEMMSSFVDLEFPLEGSEEEILHARPVYVAAVDLSSSEEFLELTKSALQAALEALAPESLFGLATFSHKLGLYDVQGPIPVVKNVFIPQDAEGTLPIELEDVMPLLQFLAPVDTCKDRITSALETLRPTTSWERTPPGTGQELNGVLMGGRGFGMAMEALCNYLGSEYGNTFALARVFAFLSGPPDHGPGQLDTRRYGEQYASKGEDADRALLPEQTPFYKDLAAVAVQAGVCVDIFAVTNEYTDLASLKFLSIESGGSLFLYSNTDDSTLPQDMYRMLSRPYAFNCVLRLRTSTEFKPGHSYGHFFPDPQYENVQHIICCDSYATYAYDFEFANNVGFSRHSSEQPMVQIAFQYTVVVPPEELPGSELLSSSRGKHSIKRRLRIRTLQYGTARNLNELYDGVDPEVVLSLLVHKVILASLEEGVREGRMLLHDWLVILTSQYNEAFNLIQYKNGSSSITGQLDVTFSQCPQLQPLPRLVFALLRNPLLRFHEEGVHPDYRIYVQCLFSALEPSSLHRAIYPVLTSYSTPDKQAYPRHSLSRAALITSGSPIFFLDAYTTLIVFYSSTADPSLPFPPPHDCLLRSTINKLKQERCITPKLIFIRGGQDDASVFENYLIEEQDVNGTGLTSVMGFVSFLEDITQSVLEYMK from the exons ATGGCGGTTCGTGCGACGGTGTCACGGTTCCCGATCGATTCCGATGCGCAAGAAGCTTGTGGCATTCCTTGGGGATTAACGGTAACACCTTTCGCTGCTAAAGACGAGAACGGTCAAGCGCCGGTCTATGGATCGGACGGACATCTTTTACCTCGATGCGAGAATTGCTACGCTTATTTCAACACCTATTGCGAGCTCGATCAATGGGCATGGAATTGCTCTCTTTGCGGCACGCTCAACGGCCTCTCTTCTGAAGCCATCGCTAGATACTCTCGACCTCAGTCTTGTGCTGAAATGATGTCGTCTTTTGTCGATCTCGAGTTTCCTT TGGAAGGATCGGAGGAGGAAATTCTGCATGCTCGTCCGGTGTATGTTGCGGCCGTTGATTTGTCGT CTTCTGAAGAATTTTTGGAGCTTACTAAAAGTGCACTGCAGGCGGCATTGGAAG CCCTTGCACCTGAGTCCCTTTTTGGCCTTGCCACTTTCAGCCACAAATTAGGGTTATATGATGTTCAAGGGCCTATACCTGTTGTAAAGAATGTTTTTATCCCTCAAGATGCGGAGGGTACCTTGCCAATTGAGCTTGAAGATGTCATGCCTTTGTTACAGTTCCTGGCTCCA GTTGATACTTGTAAGGATCGTATCACATCTGCACTTGAAACTCTCAGACCAACTACTTCATGGGAGAGAACGCCCCCAGGAACAGGTCAAGAGTTAAATGGTGTATTGATGGGTGGTCGAGGTTTTGGTATGGCAATGGAAGCTCTTTGCAATTACCTTGGGTCCGAATATGGAAATACATTTGCATTAG CTAGAGTCTTTGCCTTTCTCTCGGGTCCTCCTGATCATGGACCTGGGCAACTTGATACAAGAAGGTATGGTGAGCAATATGCCAGTAAAGGAGAGGATGCAGACCGTGCTTTACTTCCCGAGCAGACACCATTCTACAAAGATCTG GCTGCTGTGGCTGTTCAAGCTGGTGTTTGTGTGGACATTTTTGCTGTTACAAATGAGTATACAGATTTGGCTTCTCTTAAATTTCTTAGCATAGAAAGTGGTGGCTCACTGTTCTTGTATTCAAATACAGATGATTCAACACTTCCGCAGGACAT GTATCGAATGCTAAGTCGACCATATGCTTTTAATTGTGTACTAAGATTGAGGACATCTACTGAATTCAAGCCTGGCCATTCC TATGGTCACTTCTTCCCAGATCCGCAATATGAAAATGTGCAACACATTATTTGCTGTGATTCGTATGCAACATATGCTTATGACTTTGAATTTGCTAATAATGTTGGTTTTTCAAG ACATTCATCTGAACAACCTATGGTGCAGATTGCATTTCAATACACTGTTGTCGTGCCCCCCGAGGAACTCCCTGGTTCTGAATTGCTTTCTTCTAGTAG AGGAAAACATTCTATTAAACGAAGACTTAGGATACGAACTTTGCAGTATGGAACAGCCCGAAATCTTAATGAACTCTATGATGGTGTTGATCCTGAAGTGGTTCTATCATTGCTTGTTCACAAG GTCATATTAGCCTCTTTGGAGGAAGGAGTTAGAGAGGGCAGGATGTTGCTTCATGATTGGCTAGTAATCCTCACTTCTCAATATAATGAGGCTTTTAACCTTATCCAATACAAGAATGGAAGTAGTTCTATCACGGGTCAGCTCGATGTTACATTCTCGCAATGCCCCCAACTGCAACCTTTGCCTCGATTGGTTTTTGCTTTGCTTCGAAACCCTCTTCTGCGTTTCCACGAAGAAGGTGTTCACCCTGACTACCGGATCTATGTGCAATGTCTTTTCAG TGCGTTGGAACCAAGTTCTCTTCACCGTGCAATCTATCCAGTCCTAACATCATATTCAACACCAGATAAACAAGCCTATCCGCGGCACTCATTGAGTCGTGCTGCTCTGATCACCAGTGGTAGTCCAATATTTTTCCTCGATGCATATACGACATTAATCGTCTTTTACTCATCTACAGCAGATCCTAGCCTTCCTTTTCCTCCACCCCACGACT GTTTGTTACGGTCTACGATTAACAAATTGAAGCAAGAACGTTGTATTACCCCCAAACTCATATTCATCCGAGGAGGGCAAGACGATGCCTCAGTGTTCGAGAACTACCTTATCGAGGAACAAGATGTCAACGGAACCGGCCTAACAAGTGTCATGGGTTTTGTATCCTTCCTTGAAGATATCACCCAAAGCGTATTGGAATacatgaaatag
- the LOC105790020 gene encoding protein transport protein Sec24-like At3g07100 isoform X1, whose product MAVRATVSRFPIDSDAQEACGIPWGLTVTPFAAKDENGQAPVYGSDGHLLPRCENCYAYFNTYCELDQWAWNCSLCGTLNGLSSEAIARYSRPQSCAEMMSSFVDLEFPLEGSEEEILHARPVYVAAVDLSSSEEFLELTKSALQAALEALAPESLFGLATFSHKLGLYDVQGPIPVVKNVFIPQDAEGTLPIELEDVMPLLQFLAPVDTCKDRITSALETLRPTTSWERTPPGTGQELNGVLMGGRGFGMAMEALCNYLGSEYGNTFALARVFAFLSGPPDHGPGQLDTRRYGEQYASKGEDADRALLPEQTPFYKDLAAVAVQAGVCVDIFAVTNEYTDLASLKFLSIESGGSLFLYSNTDDSTLPQDMYRMLSRPYAFNCVLRLRTSTEFKPGHSVTASYFFQIILLRNFIYQFLLLTSFSLLLQYGHFFPDPQYENVQHIICCDSYATYAYDFEFANNVGFSRHSSEQPMVQIAFQYTVVVPPEELPGSELLSSSRGKHSIKRRLRIRTLQYGTARNLNELYDGVDPEVVLSLLVHKVILASLEEGVREGRMLLHDWLVILTSQYNEAFNLIQYKNGSSSITGQLDVTFSQCPQLQPLPRLVFALLRNPLLRFHEEGVHPDYRIYVQCLFSALEPSSLHRAIYPVLTSYSTPDKQAYPRHSLSRAALITSGSPIFFLDAYTTLIVFYSSTADPSLPFPPPHDCLLRSTINKLKQERCITPKLIFIRGGQDDASVFENYLIEEQDVNGTGLTSVMGFVSFLEDITQSVLEYMK is encoded by the exons ATGGCGGTTCGTGCGACGGTGTCACGGTTCCCGATCGATTCCGATGCGCAAGAAGCTTGTGGCATTCCTTGGGGATTAACGGTAACACCTTTCGCTGCTAAAGACGAGAACGGTCAAGCGCCGGTCTATGGATCGGACGGACATCTTTTACCTCGATGCGAGAATTGCTACGCTTATTTCAACACCTATTGCGAGCTCGATCAATGGGCATGGAATTGCTCTCTTTGCGGCACGCTCAACGGCCTCTCTTCTGAAGCCATCGCTAGATACTCTCGACCTCAGTCTTGTGCTGAAATGATGTCGTCTTTTGTCGATCTCGAGTTTCCTT TGGAAGGATCGGAGGAGGAAATTCTGCATGCTCGTCCGGTGTATGTTGCGGCCGTTGATTTGTCGT CTTCTGAAGAATTTTTGGAGCTTACTAAAAGTGCACTGCAGGCGGCATTGGAAG CCCTTGCACCTGAGTCCCTTTTTGGCCTTGCCACTTTCAGCCACAAATTAGGGTTATATGATGTTCAAGGGCCTATACCTGTTGTAAAGAATGTTTTTATCCCTCAAGATGCGGAGGGTACCTTGCCAATTGAGCTTGAAGATGTCATGCCTTTGTTACAGTTCCTGGCTCCA GTTGATACTTGTAAGGATCGTATCACATCTGCACTTGAAACTCTCAGACCAACTACTTCATGGGAGAGAACGCCCCCAGGAACAGGTCAAGAGTTAAATGGTGTATTGATGGGTGGTCGAGGTTTTGGTATGGCAATGGAAGCTCTTTGCAATTACCTTGGGTCCGAATATGGAAATACATTTGCATTAG CTAGAGTCTTTGCCTTTCTCTCGGGTCCTCCTGATCATGGACCTGGGCAACTTGATACAAGAAGGTATGGTGAGCAATATGCCAGTAAAGGAGAGGATGCAGACCGTGCTTTACTTCCCGAGCAGACACCATTCTACAAAGATCTG GCTGCTGTGGCTGTTCAAGCTGGTGTTTGTGTGGACATTTTTGCTGTTACAAATGAGTATACAGATTTGGCTTCTCTTAAATTTCTTAGCATAGAAAGTGGTGGCTCACTGTTCTTGTATTCAAATACAGATGATTCAACACTTCCGCAGGACAT GTATCGAATGCTAAGTCGACCATATGCTTTTAATTGTGTACTAAGATTGAGGACATCTACTGAATTCAAGCCTGGCCATTCCGTAACTGCCTCTTACTTCTTTCAAATCATCTTGCTAAGGAACTTTATATATCAGTTCTTGCTTCTCActtctttttcccttcttttgCAGTATGGTCACTTCTTCCCAGATCCGCAATATGAAAATGTGCAACACATTATTTGCTGTGATTCGTATGCAACATATGCTTATGACTTTGAATTTGCTAATAATGTTGGTTTTTCAAG ACATTCATCTGAACAACCTATGGTGCAGATTGCATTTCAATACACTGTTGTCGTGCCCCCCGAGGAACTCCCTGGTTCTGAATTGCTTTCTTCTAGTAG AGGAAAACATTCTATTAAACGAAGACTTAGGATACGAACTTTGCAGTATGGAACAGCCCGAAATCTTAATGAACTCTATGATGGTGTTGATCCTGAAGTGGTTCTATCATTGCTTGTTCACAAG GTCATATTAGCCTCTTTGGAGGAAGGAGTTAGAGAGGGCAGGATGTTGCTTCATGATTGGCTAGTAATCCTCACTTCTCAATATAATGAGGCTTTTAACCTTATCCAATACAAGAATGGAAGTAGTTCTATCACGGGTCAGCTCGATGTTACATTCTCGCAATGCCCCCAACTGCAACCTTTGCCTCGATTGGTTTTTGCTTTGCTTCGAAACCCTCTTCTGCGTTTCCACGAAGAAGGTGTTCACCCTGACTACCGGATCTATGTGCAATGTCTTTTCAG TGCGTTGGAACCAAGTTCTCTTCACCGTGCAATCTATCCAGTCCTAACATCATATTCAACACCAGATAAACAAGCCTATCCGCGGCACTCATTGAGTCGTGCTGCTCTGATCACCAGTGGTAGTCCAATATTTTTCCTCGATGCATATACGACATTAATCGTCTTTTACTCATCTACAGCAGATCCTAGCCTTCCTTTTCCTCCACCCCACGACT GTTTGTTACGGTCTACGATTAACAAATTGAAGCAAGAACGTTGTATTACCCCCAAACTCATATTCATCCGAGGAGGGCAAGACGATGCCTCAGTGTTCGAGAACTACCTTATCGAGGAACAAGATGTCAACGGAACCGGCCTAACAAGTGTCATGGGTTTTGTATCCTTCCTTGAAGATATCACCCAAAGCGTATTGGAATacatgaaatag
- the LOC105790025 gene encoding uncharacterized protein At2g27730, mitochondrial gives MATRMVARYMSRRFSSGGKVLSEEEKAAENVYIKKTEKEKLEKLARKGPKPEEKPAVGSGGSVTDAKPSSSTSTSRASSTEKVSTDKYQNYAVLTGVVTFASALGWYMISADKKKETQD, from the exons ATGGCTACCAGAATGGTTGCTAGATACATGTCTAGAAGGTTCTCAAGTGGTGGGAAAGTACTAAGTGAGGAGGAAAAAGCTGCTGAAAATGTTTACATCAAG AAAACTGAGAAAGAGAAATTGGAGAAACTTGCACGCAAG GGACCGAAACCAGAGGAGAAACCAGCTGTTGGTTCAGGGGGTTCTGTGACTGATGCTAAGCCTAGTAGCTCTACATCAACATCAAGAGCTTCATCGACCGAGAAAGTATCGACCGATAAGTATCAAAACTATGCAGTTCTTACTGGTGTTGTAACCTTTGCAAGTGCTTTGGGATGGTATATGATATCTGCAGATAAGAAGAAAGAAACCCAGGACTGA
- the LOC105790021 gene encoding uncharacterized protein LOC105790021, translated as MGKKVKWSWTSAFVGAASATAVATLLSARPKDPTFHLVSIKLTAFKLNLPHVDAELILTVHVTNPNIAPIHYGSTAMSIFYEGTLLGAAQVKAGSQRARSCQVLKLPTRLDGVELAHHAGKFFADVAKREMVLDAQVDIGGKAKVLWWGHRFKVHVDSHITVDPVFLDVIDQENRSQLEIFLAS; from the coding sequence ATGGGCAAAAAGGTAAAATGGAGCTGGACCTCCGCATTCGTCGGAGCTGCGTCGGCGACGGCGGTGGCTACTCTTCTCAGTGCAAGACCAAAAGACCCAACTTTCCACTTAGTTTCAATCAAGCTTACTGCTTTTAAGCTTAACCTTCCTCACGTGGACGCTGAGTTAATCCTGACCGTCCACGTCACTAACCCCAACATCGCACCCATCCATTACGGTTCGACCGCCATGTCTATTTTTTACGAAGGGACGTTGCTCGGAGCGGCTCAGGTGAAAGCCGGGTCACAACGGGCTCGGTCTTGTCAAGTTTTGAAGCTGCCGACTCGGCTTGATGGAGTGGAGCTGGCTCATCACGCCGGGAAGTTCTTTGCTGACGTGGCGAAACGAGAGATGGTGCTTGATGCTCAAGTGGATATTGGTGGTAAGGCTAAGGTGTTGTGGTGGGGTCATAGGTTTAAAGTCCACGTGGATAGTCATATTACCGTTGATCCTGTTTTTCTTGATGTGATTGATCAGGAAAATAGATCTCAATTGGAGATTTTTCTTGCCTCTTGA
- the LOC105790022 gene encoding uncharacterized protein LOC105790022 isoform X2, protein MMEASLKSKPIGFKNLRFFFFSLLISLQIHLLVAVPQDPVVVSGDGNNISREPKMSRKLSFSVNLVGKHETKANERTAANDGEKGGQHGVTADAGGRKTKLSNKRGGALIPVYTAGAVNSNRRHRQQTQHHSGSSSDTINRIASSRLVLVIFTSFCFVYT, encoded by the exons ATGATGGAAGCAAGCTTGAAATCGAAACCGATCGGTTTCAAAAATCTccgattctttttcttttcgttgTTGATCTCTCTTCAGATTCATCTTCTTGTTGCGGTTCCTCAAGATCCAGTTGTTGTTTCAG GTGACGGAAACAACATTAGTAGGGAACCAAAAATGTCGAGGAAATTGTCATTCTCAGTTAATCTAGTAGGCAAACATGAAACCAAAGCTAATGAAAGAACTGCTGCCAACGATGGCGAAAAAGGAGGACAACATGGTGTCACAGCCGATGCTGGTGGTCGAAAGACAAAATTATCCAATAAGCGTGGCGGAGCGCTAATCCCCGTGTATACAGCCGGTGCCGTGAACAGTAACCGTCGTCATCGTCAACAAACTCAACACCACAGTGGGTCTAGTAGTGATACCATTAATCGCATTGCCTCGAGTCGTTTGGTTTTAGTCATCTTCACGTCTTTCTGCTTTGTGTATACGTAA
- the LOC105790022 gene encoding uncharacterized protein LOC105790022 isoform X1, which translates to MMEASLKSKPIGFKNLRFFFFSLLISLQIHLLVAVPQDPVVVSVDRLGDGNNISREPKMSRKLSFSVNLVGKHETKANERTAANDGEKGGQHGVTADAGGRKTKLSNKRGGALIPVYTAGAVNSNRRHRQQTQHHSGSSSDTINRIASSRLVLVIFTSFCFVYT; encoded by the exons ATGATGGAAGCAAGCTTGAAATCGAAACCGATCGGTTTCAAAAATCTccgattctttttcttttcgttgTTGATCTCTCTTCAGATTCATCTTCTTGTTGCGGTTCCTCAAGATCCAGTTGTTGTTTCAG TTGATCGTTTAGGTGACGGAAACAACATTAGTAGGGAACCAAAAATGTCGAGGAAATTGTCATTCTCAGTTAATCTAGTAGGCAAACATGAAACCAAAGCTAATGAAAGAACTGCTGCCAACGATGGCGAAAAAGGAGGACAACATGGTGTCACAGCCGATGCTGGTGGTCGAAAGACAAAATTATCCAATAAGCGTGGCGGAGCGCTAATCCCCGTGTATACAGCCGGTGCCGTGAACAGTAACCGTCGTCATCGTCAACAAACTCAACACCACAGTGGGTCTAGTAGTGATACCATTAATCGCATTGCCTCGAGTCGTTTGGTTTTAGTCATCTTCACGTCTTTCTGCTTTGTGTATACGTAA
- the LOC105790024 gene encoding 40S ribosomal protein S14-2, with translation MSRRKVREPKEETTTLGPAVRDGEHVFGVAHIFASFNDTFIHVTDLSGRETMVRITGGMKVKADRDESSPYAAMLAAQDVSQRCKELGITALHIKLRATGGNKTKTPGPGAQSALRALARSGMKIGRIEDVTPIPTDSTRRKGGRRGRRL, from the exons ATG TCGAGGAGAAAGGTTAGGGAGCCAAAGGAAGAGACTACGACCCTTGGGCCTGCTGTACGAGACGGAGAGCATGTTTTCGGTGTTGCCCACATTTTTGCTTCTTTTAATGACACTTTCATT CATGTGACTGATTTGTCTGGAAGAGAGACTATGGTTCGTATTACAG GTGGTATGAAGGTGAAAGCCGACAGGGATGAATCTTCACCTTATGCTGCGATGCTTGCAGCACAAGATGTTTCCCAGAGATGCAAG GAACTCGGAATCACGGCCCTCCACATCAAATTACGTGCTACAGGAGGTAACAAAACCAAGACCCCTGGTCCGGGTGCTCAGTCAGCTCTCAGGGCTCTTGCACGCTCCGGGATGAAAATTGGCCGTATCG AGGATGTTACACCCATTCCGACTGATAGCACCCGAAGAAAGGGTGGTAGAAGAGGGAGAAGGCTATAA
- the LOC105790026 gene encoding vesicle-associated membrane protein 714 produces MAILYAVVARGTVVLAEFSAVTGNTGAVARRILEKLPQEADSRLCLSQDRYIFHILRSDGLTFLCMANDTFGRRVPFSYLEDIHMRFMKNYGRVARYAPAYAMNDEFSRVLHQQMEFFSSSPSADTLNRVRGEVGEIRSIMVENIEKILERGDRIELLVDKTATMQDGAFHFKKQSKRLRQALWMKNAKLLAMLTCLIVLILYLIIAACCGGITLPSCRS; encoded by the exons ATGGCGATTCTTTACGCCGTGGTGGCTCGAGGCACGGTGGTTCTAGCGGAGTTCAGTGCCGTAACGGGGAACACCGGTGCGGTGGCACGACGGATCCTCGAGAAACTCCCGCAAGAAGCCGATTCAAGACTCTGTTTATCGCAGGATCGATATATCTTTCATATACTTAGATCGGATGGCCTCACTTTCCTCTGTATGGCTAATGATACCTTTGGAA GGAGAGTTCCATTTTCGTACTTGGAGGATATTCACATGAGGTTCATGAAAAATTATGGTAGAGTGGCTCGTTATGCACCAGCATACGCGATGAATGATGAGTTCTCACGGGTATTGCATCAACAAATGGAGTTTTTCTCCAGTAGTCCAAGTGCAGATACTCTCAATCGTGTTAGAGGTGAAGTGGGTGAG atACGTTCAATCATGGTGGAAAACATTGAGAAGATACTCGAGAGAGGTGACAGGATTGAGCTTCTTGTTGACAAAACTGCTACAATGCAGGATGGTGCATTTCACTTCAAGAAACAGTCTAAACGCCTTCGTCAAGCACTTTGGATGAAAAATGCCAAACTCTT GGCCATGCTAACATGCTTGATCGTGCTGATACTCTACCTAATAATTGCTGCTTGCTGTGGTGGTATCACTCTACCATCATGCAGATCCTGA
- the LOC105790027 gene encoding casparian strip membrane protein 1, with the protein MATAEKSGEIAINMSETKASTKGKAPLLNSSKAFAVVEPPNRGAKRGIAIGDFFLRLCALGAALGAAISMGTADQLLPFTTQFLQFEAQYDDFDAFRYFVISLAMVTGYLLLSLPFSIVCIIRPLATAPRLFLVIFDSIMGGVTIAAGSAAAAIVYVAHTGNPNTNWLPICQQYGDYCQSASGAVIGSLIAGAVLFFIVILSAFALKRS; encoded by the exons ATGGCGACAGCTGAGAAAAGCGGTGAAATAGCAATCAACATGTCGGAGACAAAAGCCAGTACTAAAGGAAAAGCTCCATTGTTAAACTCTTCCAAAGCTTTCGCCGTCGTCGAACCACCGAACCGAGGAGCCAAAAGAGGTATCGCCATTGGTGATTTCTTTTTGAGACTATGTGCCCTTGGAGCCGCCCTCGGTGCCGCTATATCAATGGGGACCGCCGATCAACTTCTCCCTTTTACAACTCAGTTCCTCCAATTCGAAGCTCAATACGATGATTTTGATGCTTTCCg GTATTTTGTGATCTCACTTGCCATGGTTACTGGTTATCTTCTCCTTTCATTGCCATTTTCCATAGTCTGCATCATTCGGCCACTTGCAACAGCTCCAAGGCTCTTCCTTGTCATCTTTGATAGT ATAATGGGGGGTGTAACCATAGCAGCAGGTTCAGCTGCTGCAGCAATTGTATATGTGGCTCATACAGGGAACCCAAACACCAATTGGCTTCCTATTTGTCAACAGTACGGTGATTATTGCCAAAGTGCAAGTGGAGCAGTGATAGGTTCTTTAATAGCTGGTGCAGTCCTCTTCTTTATAGTTATACTTTCAGCTTTTGCTCTTAAAAGAAGCTGA